One Gossypium raimondii isolate GPD5lz chromosome 3, ASM2569854v1, whole genome shotgun sequence genomic window carries:
- the LOC105794347 gene encoding uncharacterized protein LOC105794347 isoform X1 — MSDEEEERRELNLVSKKDEEESESSMTPWEQHAKVISIPRFDYKAPSSLLQRSHSGFLITCTIKREKSATKEAMAIFSKYVGPFNGDDDTLGCSGNSDANADIKRRKIYTEEIDQNIGNSVDSSEITDAAGGIPKDDCFVSAKTDKSQAPEFVLSLVKLSRSGLLLLTFPWGNSLDTIDVVSKIFCDLESGSLKSPLWCHRIFPIQATCTLNEKELQAVVSKLVFQFVNDKRNKLAQPLKFAVGFNRRGTEESQMKTSKDASKNSDMSVLLDRNKCFGAVAAAVKGIVSDSVVDLKSPELSILVELLPLSGVPNGSLLVGVSVLPQNLVSTKPRLCIKPLVCDKNGKKAS; from the exons ATGAGtgacgaagaagaagaaagaagagaactGAACTTGGTTTCAAAGAAGGATGAAGAAGAGAGCGAAAGCTCAATGACTCCATGGGAGCAACACGCCAAAGTTATAAGCATTCCTCGCTTCGATTACAAGGCTCCTTCTTCTTTGCTTCAACGTTCTCACTCTGGTTTTCTTATCACTTGCACTATTA AGAGGGAGAAGAGCGCGACGAAAGAAGCTATGGCTATCTTTTCTAAG TATGTTGGCCCCTTCAATGGTGATGACGACACCTTGGGATGTTCAGGAAACTCTGATGCAAATGCTGATATTAAGAGAAGGAAAATATATACAGAAGAAATTGATCAGAATATTGGCAATAGTGTCGACAGCTCAGAGATCACTGATGCAGCCG GGGGAATTCCAAAAGATGACTGCTTTGTATCTGCAAAGACGGATAAAAGTCAAGCACCAGAATTTGTTCTTTCACTAGTCAAGCTATCAAGGAGTGGTTTGCTTCTGCTTACCTTCCCATGGGGGAACTCGTTAGACACAATAGATGTTGTTTCAAAGATCTTTTGTGATCTGGAGTCTGGGAGTTTAAAGTCACCACT TTGGTGTCACCGCATCTTTCCCATCCAAGCTACCTGTACTTTGAATGAGAAGGAACTGCAAGCAGTTGTATCGAAACTTGTCTTTCAATTTGTGAATGATAAGCGGAATAAACTTGCACAACCTCTAAAG TTTGCAGTTGGGTTTAACAGAAGAGGGACTGAAGAGAGCCAAATGAAAACTTCGAAAGATGCATCAAAGAATTCTGATATGTCTGTATTATTGGACCGCAACAAATGCTTTGGTGCCGTGGCTGCTGCTGTTAAAGGCATTGTTTCAGATTCAGTTGTGGATCTGAAATCTCCTGAG CTATCTATTCTTGTTGAGTTGCTTCCCCTTTCTGGAGTGCCTAATGGATCGCTATTGGTTGGTGTGTCAGTTTTACCCCAAAACCTGGTTAGTACTAAGCCAAGACTCTGCATTAAGCCACTGGTTTGCGATAAAAATGGGAAGAAGGCAAGTTAA
- the LOC105794347 gene encoding uncharacterized protein LOC105794347 isoform X2 — MSDEEEERRELNLVSKKDEEESESSMTPWEQHAKVISIPRFDYKAPSSLLQRSHSEREKSATKEAMAIFSKYVGPFNGDDDTLGCSGNSDANADIKRRKIYTEEIDQNIGNSVDSSEITDAAGGIPKDDCFVSAKTDKSQAPEFVLSLVKLSRSGLLLLTFPWGNSLDTIDVVSKIFCDLESGSLKSPLWCHRIFPIQATCTLNEKELQAVVSKLVFQFVNDKRNKLAQPLKFAVGFNRRGTEESQMKTSKDASKNSDMSVLLDRNKCFGAVAAAVKGIVSDSVVDLKSPELSILVELLPLSGVPNGSLLVGVSVLPQNLVSTKPRLCIKPLVCDKNGKKAS; from the exons ATGAGtgacgaagaagaagaaagaagagaactGAACTTGGTTTCAAAGAAGGATGAAGAAGAGAGCGAAAGCTCAATGACTCCATGGGAGCAACACGCCAAAGTTATAAGCATTCCTCGCTTCGATTACAAGGCTCCTTCTTCTTTGCTTCAACGTTCTCACTCTG AGAGGGAGAAGAGCGCGACGAAAGAAGCTATGGCTATCTTTTCTAAG TATGTTGGCCCCTTCAATGGTGATGACGACACCTTGGGATGTTCAGGAAACTCTGATGCAAATGCTGATATTAAGAGAAGGAAAATATATACAGAAGAAATTGATCAGAATATTGGCAATAGTGTCGACAGCTCAGAGATCACTGATGCAGCCG GGGGAATTCCAAAAGATGACTGCTTTGTATCTGCAAAGACGGATAAAAGTCAAGCACCAGAATTTGTTCTTTCACTAGTCAAGCTATCAAGGAGTGGTTTGCTTCTGCTTACCTTCCCATGGGGGAACTCGTTAGACACAATAGATGTTGTTTCAAAGATCTTTTGTGATCTGGAGTCTGGGAGTTTAAAGTCACCACT TTGGTGTCACCGCATCTTTCCCATCCAAGCTACCTGTACTTTGAATGAGAAGGAACTGCAAGCAGTTGTATCGAAACTTGTCTTTCAATTTGTGAATGATAAGCGGAATAAACTTGCACAACCTCTAAAG TTTGCAGTTGGGTTTAACAGAAGAGGGACTGAAGAGAGCCAAATGAAAACTTCGAAAGATGCATCAAAGAATTCTGATATGTCTGTATTATTGGACCGCAACAAATGCTTTGGTGCCGTGGCTGCTGCTGTTAAAGGCATTGTTTCAGATTCAGTTGTGGATCTGAAATCTCCTGAG CTATCTATTCTTGTTGAGTTGCTTCCCCTTTCTGGAGTGCCTAATGGATCGCTATTGGTTGGTGTGTCAGTTTTACCCCAAAACCTGGTTAGTACTAAGCCAAGACTCTGCATTAAGCCACTGGTTTGCGATAAAAATGGGAAGAAGGCAAGTTAA
- the LOC105794348 gene encoding putative disease resistance protein RGA3, with product MAEAGLFNIADGILGKIGNLALQEIGLVWGVKEQLEKLKNTVSTIKAVLLDAEDQHAKSHEVRDWLGKLKDAVYDTDDLLDNFSTHVLKRQQGKRGKQVSFLFSKVSQVTYNLKISHQIEAIREKLDAIAADKIKYHFTDRSPISIPLVKVERRQTHSFVRKEDVVGRQGDKDAIMKRLLESNGVDNVSVIPIVGIGGQGKTTLAQLAYNDERTVKHFELRMWVCVSDVFDVKMIVEKILESATSSKYESLEMDSLQTHLRKRIDGRKYLLVLDDMWNDSRERWLNLADLLMNGARGSKIIVTTRAQLVASITGTSQPYLLEGLPEDMSWSLFEKVAFKESKETNDSRLVAIGKDIVKKCAGNPLVIRTIGGVLYTKDTETEWLSLKERQLSMLTRNEDDVLSVLKLSYEQLPSYLKQCFAYCSLFPKDYEINKQMLISLWIAEGFIQPLQGIQCLEELGGQYFMDLLRRSFFQDVEYDEWGNVISCKLHDLMHDLAQLIAGSDCSMVDLDCENISERTHHVSLSAELDSSWKIPTTLLNANKIRTFLLPMQPIHRVVLDKVDHEAIISSFRLMRVLDLHNTGLHILPRIIGKLKHLRYLDLSKNEVIRKLPSSITELLNLQTLKIYSCKRLEQLPRKLSNMISLKHLETGQCTGLTHMPSGIGQLTSLQTLTRFVVGMSSFEMASGGLRELKDLNELRGELMIAKLENLRNVAAECEEANLKEKQHLEVLTLDWSREVNNHVSFEEDEALLEGLQPHSNLQEFHIYGYRAERFPKWMSFDMALLLPNLLEITIWNCIKCIHLPLFSQLPKLKVLRLEVITAVEYIEDSRAESSSSLSFKGNPMNRGREGKEFFPCLEELVFFDLRNLKGWWREAPPVTNNNHGAAASPQRPLQKKESMVSFPCLSKLKIGICTNLTHMPLHPFLEELELKNTPARLLQQSAMVAAGANLVYPLYLSKLKVMHIDGIIDLVSFPEKGIHHLTSLQHLSIENCPDLVCLTEEGLKSLTSLRFFNIRCCEILKSLFKGFKHLTALEELEIKECRELDLSKDLEENVMELQCLRTLRIEDMPKLSSLPDGLQHVTTLKDLQISSCSNLKTLPEWIGNLTSLQRFEVLDCPQLASFPQTLYSLKALEYLEITSCSKLFDTGQIKKCKNWSMIAHIPEIVIDGEKM from the coding sequence ATGGCAGAAGCAGGTTTGTTCAACATAGCTGATGGGATCCTGGGAAAGATAGGCAACCTTGCCCTCCAGGAAATCGGATTGGTGTGGGGTGTCAAAGAACAGCTTGAGAAACTGAAAAACACAGTTTCCACCATTAAAGCTGTACTTTTGGATGCAGAGGATCAGCATGCCAAGAGCCATGAGGTTAGGGATTGGCTTGGAAAGCTTAAAGATGCAGTTTATGATACAGATGACCTGTTGGATAATTTTTCAACTCATGTTCTGAAACGTCAACAGGGGAAAAGGGGAAAACAGGTAAGCTTTCTATTCTCAAAAGTTAGTCAAGTAACTTACAATCTTAAGATAAGTCATCAAATCGAGGCCATTAGGGAGAAATTAGATGCAATAGCTgctgataaaattaaataccaCTTTACGGACCGATCCCCTATAAGCATACCACTTGTAAAGGTTGAGAGGAGGCAGACACATTCGTTTGTCCGAAAGGAAGATGTAGTTGGGAGACAAGGTGACAAAGATGCCATCATGAAAAGGTTGTTGGAGAGTAATGGCGTTGACAATGTTTCAGTGATACCAATAGTTGGGATAGGGGGACAAGGCAAGACCACTCTAGCTCAACTAGCGTACAATGATGAGAGAACAGTGAAGCATTTTGAGTTGAGGATGTGGGTGTGTGTTTCCGATGTTTTTGATGTGAAAATGATAGTTGAGAAGATTTTGGAGTCTGCTACTAGTTCCAAGTATGAAAGTCTCGAGATGGATTCCTTGCAAACTCACCTTCGTAAAAGGATCGATGGCCGGAAATACTTACTTGTGTTAGACGATATGTGGAATGATAGTCGGGAGAGGTGGCTGAATTTGGCAGATTTGTTGATGAATGGTGCAAGGGGCAGTAAGATAATTGTCACTACACGTGCTCAACTGGTTGCTTCCATTACAGGCACAAGCCAGCCTTACCTGTTGGAAGGCCTTCCAGAAGACATGTCTTGGTCCTTGTTCGAAAAAGTGGCATTTAAAGAAAGCAAAGAGACAAATGATTCAAGATTAGTAGCAATTGGGAAGGACATTGTCAAAAAATGTGCCGGTAATCCCCTCGTGATAAGGACCATAGGTGGCGTTCTATATACCAAAGATACCGAAACTGAGTGGCTCTCTTTAAAAGAGAGGCAATTGTCAATGCTAACTCGAAACGAAGATGATGTATTATCCGTACTGAAGTTAAGCTATGAACAACTGCCATCCTATTTAAAACAGTGCTTTGCTTACTGTTCATTGTTTCCTAAGGACTATGAGATAAACAAGCAAATGCTGATTTCGCTTTGGATTGCAGAAGGGTTTATACAACCTTTGCAGGGAATTCAATGCCTCGAGGAATTGGGGGGCCAGTATTTCATGGATCTCCTCAGGCGGTCCTTTTTTCAAGATGTGGAATATGATGAATGGGGCAATGTAATAAGTTGCAAACTGCATGACCTCATGCATGACCTTGCTCAATTAATTGCAGGGAGTGACTGCTCCATGGTAGATCTGGATTGTGAAAACATATCTGAAAGAACTCATCATGTGTCGTTGAGTGCCGAATTAGATTCATCCTGGAAAATCCCAACCACTTTGCTCAACGCAAACAAAATACGGACATTTCTTCTTCCAATGCAACCTATTCATCGTGTAGTTTTGGACAAGGTTGATCATGAAGCAATCATTTCAAGTTTTAGGCTTATGCGTGTATTGGATCTACACAATACCGGGCTTCACATCCTACCGAGGATCATCGGTAAGTTGAAACATTTGAGGTATCTTGATCTCTCCAAGAATGAAGTCATCAGAAAACTCCCAAGTTCCATTACTGAGTTGCTTAATTTGCAGACACTAAAAATCTATTCTTGTAAGAGATTAGAACAGCTTCCGAGAAAATTAAGTAACATGATTAGTCTTAAGCATCTTGAGACTGGTCAATGTACTGGTTTGACACATATGCCATCCGGGATTGGGCAGCTAACTTCGCTTCAAACATTAACACGATTTGTAGTAGGCATGAGTTCCTTCGAAATGGCCAGTGGAGGTCTAAGGGAACTGAAAGACCTAAATGAGCTGAGGGGAGAACTAATGATAGCAAAGCTGGAAAATTTGAGAAATGTTGCAGCAGAATGCGAGGAAGCAAACTTGAAGGAGAAACAACACCTAGAGGTGTTGACTTTAGATTGGAGTCGAGAAGTTAATAATCATGTTagttttgaagaagatgaagcaTTGTTGGAAGGCCTGCAGCCACATTCAAATCTTCAAGAGTTTCACATTTATGGATATAGAGCTGAAAGGTTCCCAAAGTGGATGAGCTTTGACATGGCTTTGCTACTCCCAAACTTACTTGAAATCACCATATGGAATTGTATTAAATGCATACATCTCCCGTTGTTCAGTCAGCTTCCCAAGCTTAAGGTGCTCAGGCTTGAAGTGATAACTGCTGTCGAATACATTGAAGATAGCAGGGCCGAGTCTTCTTCATCTTTATCATTCAAGGGAAATCCAATGAATAGAGGAAGAGAAGGTAAAGAATTCTTCCCTTGCCTAGAAGAATTAGTGTTTTTTGACTTGCGAAATCTGAAGGGATGGTGGAGGGAAGCCCCTCCTGTTACCAATAATAATCATGGCGCAGCAGCATCACCACAAAGGCCATTGCAGAAGAAGGAATCAATGGTCTCATTCCCTTGTCTTTCGAAATTAAAAATTGGGATTTGCACCAACCTGACACATATGCCATTGCATCCATTTCTGGAAGAACTGGAGCTAAAGAATACGCCTGCAAGGCTTTTGCAACAGTCAGCAATGGTAGCAGCAGGAGCAAATTTGGTGTATCCATTGTATCTTTCCAAGCTAAAGGTTATGCATATTGATGGTATCATAGATTTGGTGTCATTTCCAGAGAAGGGGATTCATCATCTTACATCTCTTCAACATCTATCAATAGAAAATTGTCCTGACCTAGTATGCCTAACTGAGGAAGGCCTGAAGAGTTTAACTTCACTCCGATTTTTCAATATTCGATGTTGTGAAATACTCAAGTCACTTTTCAAAGGGTTTAAACATCTAACAGCCCTTGAAGAGCTTGAAATCAAAGAATGCAGAGAGCTGGATCTGTCAAAAGATTTGGAAGAGAATGTCATGGAACTGCAATGCCTCCGCACCTTGAGAATCGAGGATATGCCGAAACTAAGTTCTCTGCCTGATGGTCTTCAACATGTCACCACACTGAAAGATTTGCAGATTTCGAGCTGTTCGAATCTGAAGACGTTACCGGAATGGATTGGAAATCTGACTTCACTTCAAAGATTTGAAGTCTTGGACTGTCCTCAGTTAGCATCTTTCCCACAAACACTGTACTCTCTCAAAGCATTAGAGTACCTTGAAATTACAAGCTGTTCAAAGTTATTCGACACAGGCCAAATCAAGAAATGCAAAAATTGGTCAATGATTGCTCACATCCCCGAGATTGTCATCGATGGAGAGAAAATGTGA
- the LOC105794349 gene encoding uncharacterized WD repeat-containing protein C713.05 yields MRRAGLRVIKYEANGKLFVSAGNDKLVKVWSAESWRCIATVCSEKGASALAIRNDGLHVCLADKFVVVWVVNLSGVGGTRRSS; encoded by the exons ATGCGTCGAGCGGGGCTTCGAGTTATTAAATATGAAGCAAATGGGAAACTCTTTGTATCTGCTGGAAATGACAAGCTGGTCAAGGTTTGGTCTGCCGAGTCCTGGCGCTGTATTGCTACTGT GTGTTCTGAGAAGGGAGCGAGTGCACTTGCTATAAGGAATGATGGTCTTCATGTCTGTTTGGCTGACAAATTTGTAGTTGTTTGGGTGGTGAATCTTTCAGGAGTTGGTGGAACTCGAAGGTCCTCATAA